The DNA segment CATGAGAAATTCTTGCTTCAAACTCCTGTACAGTTGGCACGACATATTCAAAAGTAATAGCTGTTCTTTCAACATACGGAGCGTAAATCTCAAGTAAGCGCCTTCCATCTTGTTTTTCTGCAATTTTGATTTTGCTTTTCATCATTTTGATCCTCGCAAATTCCTATTATCTATTTGTTTTTTATATTATTCCGTCGATGGTAATTGTAGCAATATATGGTGGAAAATGCAATTTTTTAGTTCGTTTGATATTAGGCATGCATGGTATAATAGGTTCATTTTCAAGAGTCTACGGAGCATGGATTGATGCCGTTACCAAATTTCACTGGAAGCAACCAATAATTGCGTGATAGTTGGTGGAGGCAACCGCTGTTTTTTAGTATTATGACTGCAAAACAGAAAGGAGTCAAATGGGCCAATGATTTTGCAAACACATGAGCTGACAAAAAAATATGGTGAATTCTACGCGTTGAATGGAGTATCCATAACGGTAAAGAAAGGCGATATTTATGGTCTTGTGGGCCGCAATGGTGCGGGGAAAACAACCTTTTTCAAATGTATTATGGGACTCGCGGCACCTACCGACGGGGCAATCGAAATAAACGGTGAAACGGCGAACTTGAATGCCGCCCGCCGTCAAATGGGGTTTATGATTACCCCCTCGTTTTTTCCGTATCTGAATGCAAAAGAGAATCTAGAATATCTTTGCCGGGTAAAGGGGGTAAAAGAAAAAGGCAAGGTAGAATGGTTATTAAAGATCGTAGGACTTATGGGCGTGAAAAAACCTTTTAAAGTCTTTTCGCTGGGAATGAAGCAACGCCTTGGCATTGCAGGGGCCCTGTTGGCCTCGCCCCCTGTCGTTGTATTAGATGAACCGATCAACGGCCTTGATCCACAAGGGATTATTGATATGCGCACAGTGATAAAAGAGGCACATACACAAACAGGAGCAACTTTTCTCATATCGTCTCACATCTTAGCGGAACTTGATTTAGTGGCAACACGTTTTGGATTTATTGAGCAGGGTGTTTTGCTGAAAGAAATATCGCATAAGGAATTGCACGAACGGACGAAAAAATCCCTTCTTGTCGAAGTGGATAACACATCAAAAGCGCAGACGATATTGCAATCGTCAGGTGTAGAAATTGCCGCCGTAAGTGGCCGCCAACTAACTTTAGATGCTCACTTTGACAAATCTGATGAGCTGGCCCGTGCTTTGGTAAATGGCGGTGTAAAGCTATATGACCTTCATCGGCAGGAAACCACATTGGAAGAATATTTTATGCGTTTGATTGGGGGTGGACGACATGCTTAAGTTGATTCGCGGGGAGTTATACCGTATTCTACATAAAAAAAGCCTGTATATGTATTTTGGCGTTTTAGCATTTGTTTATATTTTGCTTGCATTTATGCGCTCTGGTGGTTTTAATTCGGAATCCCTTGTCGGGGATGCAAGTAATCTCTTTTTCATGACCCCGGCTGTGGTGGGTGGATTTTTCTTTTCCACAATTTATACAGATGATTTGAATGCGAAAAACTTGATTACGCTTGCCGGGTATGGATTAAATAAGTCAAAAATCGTGACAGCGAAAATTATTTTGGCCGCTCTTTTCAGTACAGTCTTTTTTGGAGTGCTGCCGCTTTTTCACTCGGCTGTTTATATGGGATTTGGCTGTAGGGCCACCGTGGAACAACTAACTGTGGTTTATGCGGTTTCGCTTAAATATCTGCTGATGACTTTGGCATATATCAGTATTTCAAGCGTTGTAGTTTATGCCTTTCAGCATTCGACGTTTGCTATTGTGACCTATATTTTATTTTCGTTCGGTGTGATTGGAAATCTTCTTATGATGGCTGCACATACACTGAATTGTAAAATTTCCGATCACCTTATTTCGGGGATTACAGACAAGATTATGACGGATATTCTTGGTGGAGGTGTCTTACTTCGTCCCATAATTGAATATGCTGCATACCTTGTAATCTCGTCAATATTGGCAACAATGACCTTTTATAAAAAAGAAATGGAGTTCTAATTATGAAAAAAATAGTATTATGGATTGTTCTGGCGGCAGTAGTTGTGATTGGTGTAGCAGGTGCGATATGGGGGAAAGAATATTACGAAGACCGCTATATAGGAAAGGACTATTATGCAATGGTTCCCTCAAACTTTGATATGACACCGGAACCCTTGTATGATGATAAAGGCAAATCTCAAGATATTGGAAAGCTATATAAGCTGACGGCATACAACGAAAAAGGAGAAGCTAAAGAAGTTGAATTTACGGTTCGCGGAGGAGATAGTACAAAATATCCGCAGCCGGGCGAATTTTTATTAGTAAGTGTAAGCAAACAGCTTGTCGTCAAGCAGAGTGTTATTTCGGAAAGTAGTGTTCCGAACGCCGCACTTACAAAGATTAGAGAAAATCAATAACTTGAAATCCGAGGCGATTTTTCCGCTTCGGATTTTTATGATTGCAGCGTCAAATTTTGTGAATGATCTTCTAGGAAAATTATTTGTAGGAACTTTTTAATTGACAAAATGTAATGGATATATTACAATACAAAAGTAATCAAATCATTACATTTTGGAAAGGAGAGATTACATTGATATGGAATAGAATTAAGGTGTTGCGAGCCGAACAGGATTGGACACAGGCTGATTTAGCAGAAAAAGTCGGAATATCACGACAGGCGGTTATTTCAATAGAAAAATACAAATATACACCATCATTGGAGCTGGCTTTTAAGATTGCAGAAACCTTTGGCATTTCTATTGATAAAGTTTTTGAGCATAGGAAGGAAGAGTAACATGAGTGAACAAACAATTTTTTTGATTTTTATTCTTTTGGGGACGGGAACAACCCTTTGCCTGTACATTTTGAAAGCTGTAAAACAGGTGAAATATAAAGGAGATGAACGCTGGTGGCTGATACAATTAAAAGCGACGAACGCTGCCGATATTATGAACTTGGTTTTGATACTTCTGTTGCTGCTTGTGCCGTTGTTTATAGATAGACAAACTACATTCACACTTCAAAGGATAATAACCTTCGGACTGATTTATATAGGTGTACGTAATTTGATTGAATTAGTTGCAATGCTATATTTTGATAAACAACTATAATTACTGATTCCAAAAATCATATAAAGAGAAAATACTTGAAACAAAACGTCTGATATTGAGACCATTTAAAGAATATAATGGTCTCATAAATTAAGACACTTTCTCAGACAGATTTTAATGAATCTGATATACTAAAATCAGTAAGAAAGAAAGGATTCATTGCTATGTCCAGACAAAGAAGAAACTTTAGTGCCAAATTTAAATCAGACCTTGTGATTGAGTTAATTAAGGGAGCGAAAGATCTCAATACCCTTGCAACTGGGCAACCTTCTTCTCCAATGGGAAGTGGAACTTGAACAATCTCTGGAAGCGTGGCCTCGAGACAGACTTCTTTAAGAAGACGCTTCCAGTAGTAGTACTGGTCCTTGGTGAAGTGATTCTGATAACACCAGGCTTTGATGGTCAAGCCACTTGCCTGCTGTTCCCGGATCCGATCGGATCAGGTAGATAATTGCAACTTGTGAGTGACGTCGTTGGTATTCATGACTATCCCTCCGATATGAAATTTTTTGATCGAGAGAATTATCTCATTTTTTCAAGGGGAGTCACAGGTACCGGTGATTGAGCGTTTACGCGAGGAATTCGGGCATTGGGAGTTCGACCTGGTTATCGGGTCAAAAACCAAAGACGACAATGTCCTGCTTACAATGCTGGAGCGCAAGACACGAGAGTTCCTCATGATTCCTGTGGCAAATAAAGAAGCCTCCACTATAAGCAATGCTCTTATGTCACTTAGGAATCGTTATATTGAGCACTTCGATGAAGTGTTCAAAACAATCACTACGGACAACGGATCTGGGTTTGCAGATCTATCACAGATAGAATCCGTTGCCAAGACGCTCGTTTATTATGCTTATCT comes from the Blautia liquoris genome and includes:
- a CDS encoding helix-turn-helix transcriptional regulator, with protein sequence MDILQYKSNQIITFWKGEITLIWNRIKVLRAEQDWTQADLAEKVGISRQAVISIEKYKYTPSLELAFKIAETFGISIDKVFEHRKEE
- a CDS encoding YxeA family protein, which produces MKKIVLWIVLAAVVVIGVAGAIWGKEYYEDRYIGKDYYAMVPSNFDMTPEPLYDDKGKSQDIGKLYKLTAYNEKGEAKEVEFTVRGGDSTKYPQPGEFLLVSVSKQLVVKQSVISESSVPNAALTKIRENQ
- the tnpA gene encoding IS66 family insertion sequence element accessory protein TnpA encodes the protein MREQQASGLTIKAWCYQNHFTKDQYYYWKRLLKEVCLEATLPEIVQVPLPIGEEGCPVARVLRSFAPLINSITRSDLNLALKFLLCLDIAMNPFFLTDFSISDSLKSV
- a CDS encoding ABC transporter ATP-binding protein translates to MILQTHELTKKYGEFYALNGVSITVKKGDIYGLVGRNGAGKTTFFKCIMGLAAPTDGAIEINGETANLNAARRQMGFMITPSFFPYLNAKENLEYLCRVKGVKEKGKVEWLLKIVGLMGVKKPFKVFSLGMKQRLGIAGALLASPPVVVLDEPINGLDPQGIIDMRTVIKEAHTQTGATFLISSHILAELDLVATRFGFIEQGVLLKEISHKELHERTKKSLLVEVDNTSKAQTILQSSGVEIAAVSGRQLTLDAHFDKSDELARALVNGGVKLYDLHRQETTLEEYFMRLIGGGRHA